From one Streptomyces sp. R41 genomic stretch:
- a CDS encoding ATP-dependent helicase codes for MPARITDPEQLKELLGIPFTPEQTACITAPPAPQVIVAGAGSGKTTVMAARVVWLVGTGQVAPEQVLGLTFTNKAAGELAERVRKALIKAGVTDPDVIDPDNPPGEPVISTYHAFAGRLLTDHGLRIGLEPTSRLLADATRYQLAARVLREAPGPYPALTRSFPDLVGDLLTLDSELAEHLVRPADLRAYDAELLRSLEGAKLTNADLRKVPEAAAARRELAELVGRYRAAKRERDLLDFGDQIALSAALARTRPEVGEILRDEFRVVLLDEYQDTSVAQRVLLAGLFGGGTGHPVTAVGDPCQAIYGWRGASVANLDDFPEHFAHPDGRLATRQALSENRRSGGRLLDLANGLAEPLRAMHAGVEALRPAPGAERDGVVRCALLRTHAEEIDWLADSIAHLVRTGKAPGEIAVLCRTATDFAEIQGALVARDIPVEVVGLSGLLHLPEVADLVAVCEVLQDPGANASLVRLLTGPRWRIGPRDLALLGRRARLLVSHARVGADDDPDRRLAAAVEGVDPSEVISLADALDTFLEMPIGTEGDDDGLPFSPDARVRFARLAAELRDLRRSLADPLMDVLHRVLAVTGLEVELSASPHALAARRRETLSNFLDIAASFAAGDGEATLLAFLGFLRTAAQYEKGLDNALPGGENTVKVLTAHKSKGLEWDVVAVPGLVTGTFPSTQGREKWTAQGKVLPHELRGDADTLPDIDAWDAKGIKAFHEAMKDHQHTEELRLGYVTFTRPRSLLLGSGHWWGPSQKKPRGPSDFLHALYEHCAAGHGEIEVWADEPAEDEENPALREAAADHAWPLPLDDAALARRRAAAETVLAHLERVASHEEAHPGAAGDQLTAAHDPSSYDDPDWPPPPEDDDSLYDDSPYGEDGFPDGDDPDSDWDSWTTDRPMARAEDGPTDSAPDRTSARPTVPHQAPAPEARRHPEDPSHLTPEEARTLASWDRDLDALTGELLRARASVTDVPLPSSLTASQLLRLAADPDGFAQELARPMPRPPQPAARQGTRFHAWVESRFEELRLPMLEPEELPGSEAEIADERDLEALKDAFERTPYAHRTPHRVEAPFQLAIAGRVVRGRIDAVYREGDGDGTTYEIVDWKTGRGRTADPLQLALYRLAWAEQHGVPLESVKAAFLYVRSGEVVRPDHLPDRAALERLLIEDPAGPQEEAPGEPPDEHASVGG; via the coding sequence GTGCCCGCCCGTATCACCGATCCCGAGCAGCTCAAGGAGCTCCTCGGCATCCCGTTCACACCGGAGCAGACGGCCTGCATCACCGCACCGCCCGCCCCGCAGGTGATCGTGGCCGGAGCCGGATCGGGCAAGACCACGGTGATGGCGGCGCGTGTGGTGTGGCTGGTCGGCACCGGACAGGTCGCCCCCGAGCAGGTGCTCGGCCTGACATTCACCAACAAGGCGGCGGGCGAACTCGCCGAGCGCGTCCGCAAGGCGCTCATCAAGGCGGGCGTCACTGACCCGGACGTGATCGACCCCGACAACCCGCCGGGCGAGCCCGTCATCTCCACGTACCACGCCTTCGCTGGCCGCCTGCTGACCGACCACGGGCTGCGCATCGGACTCGAACCGACGTCCCGCCTGCTCGCCGACGCCACCCGCTACCAGCTCGCCGCGCGCGTGCTGCGCGAGGCACCAGGGCCGTACCCGGCGCTGACCCGCTCCTTCCCCGACCTGGTCGGGGATCTCCTCACGCTCGACTCCGAGCTCGCCGAACACCTCGTACGCCCCGCGGACCTGCGCGCGTACGACGCCGAGCTGCTGCGCTCCCTGGAGGGCGCCAAACTCACCAACGCCGACCTGCGCAAGGTCCCCGAGGCGGCCGCGGCCCGGCGTGAACTCGCCGAGCTGGTGGGCCGCTACCGCGCGGCCAAGCGTGAGCGCGATCTGCTCGACTTCGGCGACCAGATCGCCCTTTCGGCCGCCCTCGCCCGCACCCGGCCCGAGGTCGGAGAGATCCTGCGCGACGAGTTCCGCGTGGTCCTGCTGGACGAGTACCAGGACACCTCGGTGGCCCAACGCGTCCTGCTCGCCGGTCTCTTCGGCGGCGGCACCGGTCACCCGGTGACCGCGGTCGGCGACCCCTGCCAGGCGATCTATGGCTGGCGCGGCGCCTCCGTCGCCAACCTCGACGACTTCCCCGAGCACTTCGCGCACCCCGACGGCCGCCTCGCGACCCGCCAGGCGCTCAGCGAGAACCGCCGCAGCGGCGGCCGCCTCCTCGACCTCGCCAACGGCCTCGCGGAGCCCCTGCGCGCCATGCACGCGGGCGTGGAGGCCCTGCGCCCCGCCCCCGGTGCCGAGCGCGACGGAGTGGTCCGCTGCGCGCTGCTGCGCACCCACGCCGAGGAGATCGACTGGCTCGCCGACTCCATCGCCCATCTCGTACGCACCGGAAAGGCGCCCGGCGAAATCGCGGTTCTGTGCCGTACGGCCACCGATTTCGCCGAGATCCAGGGAGCGCTGGTCGCCCGCGACATCCCGGTCGAGGTGGTGGGCCTCTCCGGGCTGCTGCACCTTCCCGAGGTCGCCGATCTCGTCGCCGTCTGCGAGGTCCTCCAGGACCCCGGGGCGAACGCTTCCCTGGTGCGCCTGCTCACCGGTCCGCGCTGGCGGATCGGCCCGCGCGACCTCGCCCTCCTGGGGAGGCGTGCTCGCCTCCTCGTGTCCCACGCGCGCGTGGGCGCCGACGACGACCCGGACCGCCGACTCGCCGCAGCGGTCGAGGGGGTCGATCCGTCCGAGGTGATATCGCTCGCGGACGCGCTCGACACGTTCCTGGAGATGCCCATCGGGACCGAAGGCGACGACGACGGGCTGCCCTTCTCGCCGGACGCCCGGGTGCGGTTCGCGCGGCTCGCCGCCGAGCTGCGCGACCTGCGCCGCTCCCTCGCCGATCCGCTGATGGACGTCCTGCACCGGGTGCTCGCCGTCACCGGCCTGGAGGTCGAGCTCTCCGCGTCCCCGCACGCCCTGGCCGCTCGCCGCCGCGAGACCCTGTCGAACTTCCTGGACATCGCCGCGTCCTTCGCCGCGGGCGACGGCGAGGCGACCCTGCTGGCCTTCCTCGGCTTCCTGCGCACCGCCGCGCAGTACGAGAAGGGCCTCGACAACGCGCTGCCCGGCGGCGAGAACACCGTCAAGGTGCTCACCGCGCACAAGTCAAAGGGCCTGGAGTGGGACGTCGTCGCCGTGCCCGGTCTCGTCACCGGCACCTTCCCCAGCACCCAGGGCCGCGAGAAATGGACCGCCCAGGGCAAGGTCCTGCCGCACGAGCTGCGCGGAGACGCCGACACGCTGCCTGACATCGACGCTTGGGACGCCAAGGGCATCAAGGCCTTCCACGAGGCCATGAAGGACCACCAGCACACCGAGGAACTCCGTCTCGGCTACGTCACGTTCACCCGCCCCCGCTCGCTCCTGCTCGGCTCCGGCCACTGGTGGGGCCCCTCCCAGAAGAAGCCGCGCGGCCCCTCGGACTTCCTGCACGCCCTGTACGAGCACTGCGCGGCCGGACACGGTGAGATCGAGGTCTGGGCGGACGAGCCCGCGGAGGACGAGGAGAACCCCGCCCTGCGCGAGGCGGCCGCCGACCACGCGTGGCCGCTCCCGCTCGACGACGCGGCACTCGCCCGCCGTCGCGCGGCCGCGGAGACCGTACTCGCCCACCTGGAGCGGGTGGCGTCGCACGAGGAGGCCCACCCCGGGGCCGCGGGGGACCAGCTCACGGCTGCCCACGATCCATCCTCGTACGACGATCCGGACTGGCCGCCTCCGCCTGAGGACGACGACTCCCTTTACGACGACTCCCCTTACGGAGAGGACGGTTTCCCCGACGGGGACGACCCGGACTCCGACTGGGACTCCTGGACGACGGACCGCCCGATGGCCCGCGCGGAGGACGGCCCAACGGACAGCGCGCCCGACCGCACGAGCGCCCGCCCGACGGTTCCGCACCAGGCGCCGGCCCCGGAGGCTCGTCGTCACCCTGAGGACCCCTCGCACCTCACCCCCGAAGAGGCCCGCACCCTCGCCTCCTGGGACCGTGACCTGGACGCGCTGACCGGAGAGCTCCTGCGCGCCCGCGCGAGCGTCACGGACGTACCCCTGCCGTCGTCGCTCACCGCGTCGCAACTGCTGCGCCTGGCCGCCGACCCGGACGGCTTCGCGCAGGAGCTGGCACGCCCCATGCCACGCCCCCCGCAGCCCGCCGCGCGCCAGGGCACCCGCTTCCACGCCTGGGTCGAGTCCCGCTTCGAAGAGCTGCGGCTGCCGATGCTGGAGCCGGAGGAGCTGCCCGGCAGCGAGGCCGAGATCGCCGACGAGCGCGACCTGGAGGCACTCAAGGACGCCTTCGAACGCACTCCGTACGCGCACCGCACTCCCCACCGCGTCGAGGCGCCCTTCCAGCTCGCGATCGCGGGACGCGTCGTACGCGGCCGTATCGACGCCGTCTACAGGGAGGGCGACGGCGACGGGACGACGTACGAGATCGTCGACTGGAAGACCGGCCGCGGCCGCACCGCCGACCCCCTTCAGCTCGCGCTCTACCGCCTCGCCTGGGCCGAGCAGCACGGCGTGCCCCTGGAGTCCGTCAAGGCCGCGTTCCTGTACGTCCGCAGCGGCGAGGTCGTCCGACCGGACCACCTCCCGGACCGGGCCGCACTGGAGCGGCTGCTCATCGAAGACCCGGCAGGCCCACAGGAAGAGGCTCCCGGGGAACCGCCGGACGAACACGCCTCCGTGGGCGGATAG
- a CDS encoding dipeptidase produces MSKSVDNAVSTVRTYIQNHRTAFLDDLAEWLRIPSVSAQPDHAADVARSADWLAAKLRETGFPTTEVWPTAGAPAVFAEWPSEDPGAPTILVYGHHDVQPAAREDGWDTEPFEPVISGNRLYARGAADDKGQVFFHTLGVRAHLAATGRTAPAVNLKLLIEGEEESGSPHFRDLVEARAERLAADAVIVSDTGMWSEDTPTVCTGMRGLAECEIELYGPDQDIHSGSFGGAVPNPATVAARLVAALHDEHARVAVPGFYEGITELTDQERELFAELPFDEELWLRTAKSTATHGEAGHTTLERIWARPTAEVNGIGGGYQGPGSKTIIPSSAMVKLSFRLVAGQHPEHIEKAVRAWAAEQVPAGIRCEITFGAATRPCLTPLDHPALQSVVRAMGRAFEQPIRFTREGGSGPAADLQEVLGAPVLFLGISVPSDGWHAPNEKVELDLLMKGVETTAHLWGDLAENWRKAH; encoded by the coding sequence ATGAGCAAGTCCGTTGACAACGCCGTCAGCACCGTCCGCACGTACATCCAGAACCACCGCACCGCCTTCCTCGACGACCTCGCGGAGTGGCTGCGCATCCCCTCGGTGTCGGCGCAGCCCGACCACGCCGCGGACGTGGCGCGCAGCGCCGACTGGCTTGCCGCCAAGCTCCGGGAGACCGGCTTTCCGACCACCGAGGTCTGGCCGACCGCGGGCGCCCCGGCCGTCTTCGCCGAATGGCCCTCCGAGGATCCGGGCGCTCCTACGATCCTCGTCTACGGGCACCACGACGTGCAGCCCGCCGCCCGCGAGGACGGCTGGGACACGGAGCCCTTCGAGCCGGTCATCAGCGGAAACCGTCTCTACGCGCGCGGGGCTGCCGACGACAAGGGCCAGGTGTTCTTTCACACACTCGGCGTCCGCGCCCACCTCGCCGCCACCGGGCGCACCGCCCCGGCCGTAAACCTCAAGCTCCTGATCGAGGGCGAGGAAGAATCCGGCTCCCCGCACTTCCGTGACCTCGTCGAAGCACGGGCGGAGCGGCTCGCCGCCGACGCCGTGATCGTCTCCGACACCGGCATGTGGTCCGAGGACACCCCCACGGTGTGCACGGGCATGCGCGGTCTCGCCGAGTGCGAGATCGAGCTGTACGGCCCCGACCAGGACATCCACTCCGGATCCTTCGGCGGCGCCGTGCCCAACCCGGCGACCGTCGCCGCCCGACTCGTCGCGGCCCTGCACGATGAGCACGCGCGCGTGGCCGTGCCCGGCTTCTACGAAGGCATCACGGAACTCACCGACCAGGAGCGCGAGCTCTTCGCCGAGCTGCCCTTCGACGAGGAGCTGTGGCTGCGTACCGCCAAGTCGACGGCCACCCACGGAGAGGCCGGACACACCACCCTGGAGCGCATCTGGGCCCGCCCGACCGCCGAGGTCAACGGCATCGGCGGCGGCTACCAGGGCCCCGGCAGCAAGACGATCATCCCGTCCTCGGCCATGGTGAAACTCTCCTTCCGGCTGGTCGCGGGACAGCACCCCGAGCACATCGAGAAGGCCGTCCGCGCCTGGGCCGCCGAGCAGGTTCCCGCGGGCATCCGGTGCGAGATCACGTTCGGCGCGGCCACGCGCCCGTGCCTGACGCCGCTGGACCACCCGGCCCTCCAGTCCGTCGTACGGGCGATGGGAAGGGCCTTCGAGCAGCCGATCCGCTTCACCCGTGAGGGCGGCTCGGGACCCGCGGCCGACCTCCAGGAAGTCCTCGGTGCCCCCGTGCTCTTCCTCGGCATCTCCGTCCCCTCCGACGGCTGGCACGCCCCCAACGAGAAGGTCGAACTCGATCTCCTCATGAAGGGCGTCGAAACCACCGCCCACCTGTGGGGAGATCTGGCCGAAAACTGGCGCAAGGCACACTGA
- the nudC gene encoding NAD(+) diphosphatase, with amino-acid sequence MTTWTDRTADRPISLTAPSGIDRAAHHRLDEAWLAAAWSHPTTRVFVVSGGQVLVDETADGTTELVMTPSFEAPLTEAHRYFLGTDDDGVSYFALQKDALPGRIDQSARAAGLREAGLLLSPRDAGLMVHAVALENWQRLHRFCSRCGERTVIAAAGHIRRCPACGAEHYPRTDPAVIMAVTDDEDRILLGRQVHWPEGRFSTLAGFVEPGESIEQSVRREVFEEAGVTVGEVEYIASQPWPFPSSLMLGFMARATSSEINVDGEEIHEARWFSREDLRAAFESGEVLPPYGISIAARLIELWYGKPLPMRGSAV; translated from the coding sequence GTGACCACCTGGACCGACCGCACCGCCGACCGCCCCATCTCGCTCACCGCCCCGAGCGGCATCGACCGGGCCGCCCACCACCGGCTCGACGAGGCCTGGCTCGCGGCGGCCTGGAGCCACCCCACGACCCGTGTCTTCGTGGTCTCCGGCGGTCAGGTGCTCGTCGACGAGACGGCGGACGGCACCACCGAACTCGTGATGACCCCCTCCTTCGAGGCCCCGCTCACGGAGGCGCACCGCTACTTCCTTGGCACGGACGACGACGGTGTGAGCTACTTCGCACTCCAGAAGGACGCGCTTCCCGGCCGTATCGACCAGTCCGCGCGCGCCGCTGGTCTGCGCGAGGCCGGGCTGCTGCTGTCCCCCCGCGACGCGGGTCTGATGGTGCACGCGGTCGCCCTGGAGAACTGGCAGCGACTGCACCGCTTCTGCTCGCGCTGCGGCGAGCGCACGGTCATCGCGGCCGCCGGCCACATCCGCCGCTGCCCCGCCTGCGGCGCCGAGCACTACCCGCGCACCGACCCTGCCGTGATCATGGCCGTCACGGACGACGAGGACCGCATCCTGCTCGGGCGTCAGGTGCACTGGCCCGAAGGCCGCTTCTCCACGCTCGCCGGCTTCGTCGAGCCCGGCGAGTCCATCGAGCAGTCCGTGCGCCGCGAGGTCTTCGAGGAGGCGGGCGTCACGGTCGGCGAGGTCGAGTACATCGCCAGTCAGCCCTGGCCCTTTCCCTCCAGCCTCATGCTGGGCTTCATGGCGCGCGCCACCTCGTCCGAGATCAACGTCGACGGCGAGGAAATCCACGAGGCCCGCTGGTTCTCCCGGGAAGACCTGCGGGCCGCCTTCGAGTCCGGGGAGGTGCTGCCTCCCTACGGAATCTCGATTGCGGCCCGCCTCATCGAGCTCTGGTACGGCAAGCCCCTGCCGATGCGGGGGAGCGCCGTCTAG
- a CDS encoding mycoredoxin, which translates to MQGTVTMYSTTWCGYCRRLKSQMDREGITYNEINIEQDPQSAAFVEKANGGNQTVPTVLFPDGSTLTNPSLAQVKQKIGV; encoded by the coding sequence ATGCAGGGCACTGTGACGATGTACAGCACCACGTGGTGTGGCTACTGCCGTCGGCTGAAGAGCCAGATGGACCGCGAGGGCATCACGTACAACGAGATCAACATCGAGCAGGACCCGCAGTCCGCGGCGTTCGTGGAGAAGGCGAACGGCGGAAACCAGACGGTTCCCACCGTTCTCTTCCCGGACGGTTCGACGCTCACGAACCCTTCGCTGGCACAGGTCAAGCAGAAGATCGGCGTCTGA
- a CDS encoding ATP-dependent DNA helicase UvrD2, translating to MTAATHSTLFPQVPDTADAVLDGLDPEQREVATALHGPVCVLAGAGTGKTRAITHRIAYGVRAGILQPSSVLAVTFTNRAAGEMRGRLRQLGAGGVQARTFHSAALRQLQYFWPKAVGGSLPRLVDRKIQLVADAAAACRIRLDRGELRDVTGEIEWSKVTQTIPADYAAAAAKAGRDAPRAPAEIAQLYSTYEDLKRDRAVIDFEDVLLLTVAVLQDRHDIAEQVRSQYQHFVVDEYQDVSPLQQRLLDLWLGERDSLCVVGDASQTIYSFTGATPDHLLDFRTRHPAATVVKLVRDYRSSPQVVHLANGLLAQARGRAAEHRLELISQRAPGPEPVYAEYTDEPTEAEGAARRIRDLIASGVPAGEIAILFRTNSQSEIYEQALADAGVPYQLRGGERFFDRPEVRKAGAALRAAARFGGNDSLLDDVVDLPSQVRAVLSGEGWTSQPPAGSGAVRERWESLAALVYLAQDFAAAKSGATLGDLVAELDERASAQHAPTVQGVTLASLHSAKGLEWDVVFLVGVAEGMMPITYAKTDEQIEEERRLLYVGVTRAREHLFVSWALSRSPGGRPNRRPSRFLDGLRPGSVATAGRSSGGGTGGIERGIGSSGGTVVRRTSRTPARCRVCGRTLTDAGEMKLMRCEDCPSDMDEGLYERLREWRAVQAQRSGQPAFCVFTDKTLMAIAEAAPDDEGELARIPGVGVRKLNRFGADVLAICAGQELEGDGEGD from the coding sequence GTGACAGCAGCAACGCACTCCACCCTCTTCCCGCAGGTTCCGGACACGGCCGACGCGGTGCTCGACGGGCTCGACCCCGAGCAGCGCGAGGTCGCCACCGCCCTGCACGGTCCGGTGTGCGTGCTGGCGGGTGCCGGCACGGGCAAGACGCGGGCCATCACCCACCGCATCGCCTACGGGGTGCGCGCCGGGATCCTGCAGCCCTCCAGCGTGCTGGCCGTCACCTTCACCAACCGCGCCGCTGGCGAGATGCGCGGCCGCTTGCGCCAGCTCGGCGCCGGAGGCGTCCAGGCCCGCACCTTCCACTCCGCCGCGCTCCGCCAACTCCAGTACTTCTGGCCGAAAGCAGTCGGTGGCAGCCTGCCCCGGCTCGTAGACCGCAAGATCCAGCTCGTCGCCGACGCGGCGGCCGCCTGCCGCATCCGCCTCGACCGGGGCGAACTGCGGGACGTCACCGGTGAGATCGAGTGGTCCAAGGTCACCCAGACCATCCCCGCCGACTACGCGGCCGCCGCCGCCAAGGCCGGCCGCGATGCCCCCCGCGCTCCGGCCGAGATCGCCCAGCTCTACTCGACGTACGAGGACCTCAAGCGCGATCGCGCTGTCATCGACTTCGAGGACGTCCTGCTGCTGACGGTCGCCGTCCTCCAGGACCGGCACGACATCGCCGAGCAGGTCCGCTCGCAGTACCAGCACTTCGTGGTCGACGAGTACCAGGACGTCAGCCCGCTCCAGCAGCGCCTCCTGGACCTGTGGCTCGGTGAGCGCGACAGCCTGTGCGTCGTCGGTGACGCCAGCCAGACGATCTATTCGTTCACCGGTGCAACTCCCGACCACCTTCTCGACTTCCGTACCCGCCACCCCGCAGCCACCGTCGTCAAGCTCGTCCGCGACTACCGCTCCTCGCCCCAGGTCGTCCACCTCGCCAACGGACTGCTCGCCCAGGCCCGCGGCAGGGCCGCCGAGCATCGTCTGGAGCTGATCTCGCAGCGCGCCCCGGGCCCCGAGCCCGTCTACGCGGAGTACACGGACGAGCCCACCGAAGCCGAGGGGGCCGCGCGCCGCATCCGCGACCTCATCGCCTCCGGCGTCCCCGCGGGCGAGATCGCGATCCTCTTCCGTACGAACTCCCAGTCCGAGATCTACGAACAGGCCCTCGCCGACGCCGGAGTGCCCTACCAGCTGCGCGGCGGCGAGCGGTTCTTCGACCGCCCCGAAGTGCGCAAGGCGGGTGCCGCCCTGCGCGCCGCGGCCCGCTTCGGGGGCAACGACTCCCTGCTCGATGACGTCGTCGACCTGCCTTCACAGGTCCGCGCCGTGCTCTCCGGCGAGGGATGGACCAGTCAGCCCCCCGCAGGCTCCGGCGCGGTCAGAGAGCGCTGGGAGTCGCTGGCCGCCCTCGTGTACCTCGCACAGGACTTCGCCGCCGCCAAGTCCGGCGCCACCCTCGGCGACCTGGTGGCGGAGCTCGACGAACGCGCGAGCGCCCAGCATGCCCCGACCGTCCAGGGCGTCACGCTTGCCTCGCTGCACTCCGCCAAGGGACTGGAGTGGGACGTCGTCTTCCTGGTCGGCGTCGCCGAGGGCATGATGCCGATCACCTACGCAAAGACCGACGAGCAGATCGAGGAGGAACGCCGCCTCCTCTATGTCGGCGTCACCCGCGCCAGAGAGCACCTCTTCGTCTCGTGGGCGCTGTCCCGCTCACCCGGCGGCAGACCCAACCGCCGGCCCAGCCGATTCCTCGACGGGCTGCGTCCGGGGTCCGTCGCCACCGCGGGCCGCAGTAGCGGCGGCGGCACGGGAGGCATCGAGCGCGGCATCGGAAGCAGCGGCGGCACCGTCGTACGGCGGACGAGCCGGACCCCGGCCCGGTGCCGGGTCTGCGGTCGCACCCTGACCGACGCGGGCGAGATGAAACTGATGCGCTGCGAGGACTGCCCCTCCGACATGGACGAGGGTCTCTACGAGCGGCTGCGCGAGTGGCGCGCGGTGCAGGCGCAGCGCAGTGGGCAGCCCGCGTTCTGCGTCTTCACCGACAAGACGCTGATGGCGATCGCCGAGGCCGCGCCCGACGACGAGGGCGAGTTGGCGCGGATCCCCGGGGTCGGAGTGCGCAAGCTCAACCGCTTCGGAGCCGATGTTCTGGCCATCTGCGCAGGTCAAGAGCTTGAAGGTGACGGCGAAGGTGACTGA
- a CDS encoding WhiB family transcriptional regulator: MQLEAHAPSVPPSETIPPPGLTEDSTLTPLTALTALDDAIENLGVPVPCRSYDPEVFFAESPADVEYAKSLCRTCPLIEACLAGAKERREPWGVWGGELFVQGVVVARKRPRGRPRKNPVAA; this comes from the coding sequence GTGCAACTCGAAGCGCACGCCCCGTCCGTACCGCCTTCCGAAACGATCCCCCCGCCCGGCCTCACGGAGGACTCCACCTTGACCCCGCTCACTGCGCTCACCGCGCTCGACGACGCCATCGAGAACCTCGGCGTACCCGTCCCCTGCCGCTCCTACGACCCGGAGGTCTTCTTCGCCGAGTCGCCGGCCGATGTCGAGTACGCCAAGTCCCTCTGCCGCACCTGCCCGCTGATCGAGGCCTGCCTCGCCGGCGCCAAGGAGCGGCGTGAGCCCTGGGGCGTCTGGGGTGGCGAGCTGTTCGTCCAGGGCGTTGTCGTGGCCCGCAAGCGGCCGCGTGGCCGCCCGCGCAAGAACCCGGTTGCGGCATGA